The window GGCGTCGGTGACGATCTTCTCGATCCGGTAGACCGGCTGGGCGGCCGTGATGGCCAGGATGTCGCGCTCACTGGCCGAGGCGAAGCCGACATCGATCTGCCGTTCCGCATGGGCCGGCTCGATGCCGGCCTTGTCGCGCAGCGCCGCGAAGAAGGAGCCGCCCCTTGCGACCGGGGCGATGACGTCGGGAAAGCGCTGCGGATCGAACCAGAGCGTTTCGAGCGTCATCGGCCGTCCGTCGTCCTCCAGCAGCCGGTCGAAGCGGATCAGCGCTCCGGCCCGCAGCCGGGCGCGGATGGCCGGCGCGTCGGGATTGTCGTCGCGCGACAGGATGCGGTGGCCGGCCTTTCGGCCGAGCCCGTCCATCGTCTCGGAGAAGCCGGAGAGCGAAACGAGCGTCTGGCGCACCTTGCCGGGCATGACGATGGTGCCGCGGCCCTGCTGGCGCTGCAGGCGGCCATCGGCGCAAAGCTCGCCGATCGCGCGCCTGAGGGTGATCCGGCTGACGCCGTACTGCGCCATGAGCTCCGGTTCGGTGGGCAGGAAGCTGCCCTCGGCATACTGGCCGGCGTCGATGCCGGAAAGGATCGAGCGCCGGACCTGTTCGTAGAGCGGCAAGAGGTTTGCTTGGTCTTCCATCCGCTCTTCCGGGCTTTCTCAGTAGCTGATCTTCTTCATGTAGCGCCGCGCCGCCAGCATTTCGTGCTTGCGCAGGTCGGCGATCTTATAGGCGAAACGCCAGAGCGTGTCGAAGAAGATCAGTGGCACGACATTGCCGCGCAGCCGCGGGTCGATGCCGGCAAGATCGAGCTTCTCGGCGTCGAGAACGAGGATGTTCTCGGCCGAGCCGAAGCGGTGCAGGAATTCATCGGCGCGCTCCTCGAGCGGGCGCGTGCTGTCGAGGCCCTTCATGAGGATGAAGGCGCGGTCCTTGTCGAGCACCTCGAAGGGGCCGTGGAAGAACTCATTGGCATGGATCGCCTGGCTGTTGATCCACTGCATCTCCATGAGCACGCAGATGGCGAAGGAGTAGGCCGCGCCGTAGCTCGCGCCGCTGGCGACGGTGTAGATCACGTCCTCTTTCGCAAAGCGCGGCGCGTAGTCCTCGAACATAGGCGCGAAGGCGGCATGCGCCCGGTCGATCGCCGGCTGCAGGGCGGCAAGGCTTTCGATCAGCGTCCCGGTCAGGTCCTCGCCGCCGGCCAGCGCCACGAGGCCGAGGACGATCTGGTAAATCCGCGCATAGTTGCTGTCCTTCGCATCGATCGGCACGCCGGTCGTGTAGGGCGCCTCGAAGCCGACGACGTGATCCACCGCCTTGCCGAGCGGCGAGGCCGGCTCGACCGTCAGGCCGATGGTTTTGGCACCTTGGGCGCGGGCAAATTCGGCCGCGGCGGTGGTCTCCTTCGTGGTGCCGGTCATCGAGCAGAGGATGACCAGCGAATTCGCATCGAGGGCGCGGGGCGCGCGGGCGACGAACTCGGCGGCATT is drawn from Shinella sp. PSBB067 and contains these coding sequences:
- a CDS encoding GntR family transcriptional regulator, with the protein product MEDQANLLPLYEQVRRSILSGIDAGQYAEGSFLPTEPELMAQYGVSRITLRRAIGELCADGRLQRQQGRGTIVMPGKVRQTLVSLSGFSETMDGLGRKAGHRILSRDDNPDAPAIRARLRAGALIRFDRLLEDDGRPMTLETLWFDPQRFPDVIAPVARGGSFFAALRDKAGIEPAHAERQIDVGFASASERDILAITAAQPVYRIEKIVTDAEGRPLALSQLVTPSHLVTYTLKT
- a CDS encoding SIS domain-containing protein; translation: MSLPSAFDAGVVAALSALDAKSVKHVFFVACGGSLSIMHPAKFLLDQHSPLPSDVYNAAEFVARAPRALDANSLVILCSMTGTTKETTAAAEFARAQGAKTIGLTVEPASPLGKAVDHVVGFEAPYTTGVPIDAKDSNYARIYQIVLGLVALAGGEDLTGTLIESLAALQPAIDRAHAAFAPMFEDYAPRFAKEDVIYTVASGASYGAAYSFAICVLMEMQWINSQAIHANEFFHGPFEVLDKDRAFILMKGLDSTRPLEERADEFLHRFGSAENILVLDAEKLDLAGIDPRLRGNVVPLIFFDTLWRFAYKIADLRKHEMLAARRYMKKISY